A stretch of the Actinoalloteichus fjordicus genome encodes the following:
- a CDS encoding FecCD family ABC transporter permease: MSTSDPHRGRRTASADSAPPVAVLPRPTRLRPRHLIVGTAALLAVVTVSVLIGAVDLGPTRVLAEIAAQLTGGVSPLSEREAAILWQLRVPRVVLACLVGAALASAGAAFQGVFRNPLADPYLLGAAAGAGLGATLALTVLPSTADWVLGPVQLAAFIGSLGGVSLAWLLGRSAAAGSATLVLAGVAVASFLTAGQTLVQQLHTEDLRRIYAWVLGGVSTTGWHDVLLVLPYVVFCSAVLCACGRLLDLLGVGDEEATALGVRPGRVRLAVLVAASLATAAAVSVAGLIGFVGIVVPHLVRLMVASSYRVVVPLSLLGGGAFLAAADVVARTVVAPAELPIGVITAFAGAPFFALILRTRSRG; the protein is encoded by the coding sequence GTGAGCACCTCCGACCCGCATCGGGGCCGCCGGACCGCATCCGCCGACTCGGCCCCGCCCGTCGCCGTGCTGCCTCGCCCCACCCGACTGCGGCCGCGACATCTCATCGTCGGCACCGCCGCGCTGCTGGCGGTGGTCACGGTCTCGGTGCTGATCGGCGCGGTCGACCTCGGCCCGACACGGGTGCTCGCCGAGATCGCCGCCCAGTTGACCGGCGGCGTCTCCCCGCTGTCGGAACGAGAGGCAGCCATCCTCTGGCAGCTCCGCGTTCCGAGGGTGGTGCTCGCCTGCCTGGTCGGCGCAGCGTTGGCTTCGGCAGGTGCCGCGTTCCAGGGTGTCTTCCGCAATCCCCTGGCGGACCCGTACCTGCTCGGTGCGGCTGCGGGCGCCGGGCTGGGCGCCACACTCGCGCTCACCGTTCTGCCCAGCACCGCAGACTGGGTCCTCGGCCCGGTCCAACTGGCGGCCTTCATCGGCTCGCTGGGTGGCGTCAGTCTGGCCTGGCTGCTGGGCCGATCGGCGGCGGCTGGGTCGGCGACGCTCGTTCTCGCTGGTGTCGCGGTCGCCTCCTTTCTGACGGCGGGACAGACGCTGGTGCAGCAACTGCACACCGAGGATCTACGGCGGATCTACGCCTGGGTGCTCGGCGGGGTCAGCACGACCGGCTGGCACGACGTGCTGCTGGTCCTGCCGTACGTGGTGTTCTGCTCTGCGGTGTTGTGCGCCTGCGGACGGCTGCTGGATCTGCTCGGAGTCGGCGATGAGGAGGCCACCGCCCTCGGGGTGCGACCCGGCCGGGTACGCCTGGCCGTACTGGTCGCGGCCTCGCTGGCGACGGCCGCCGCCGTGTCCGTGGCCGGACTGATCGGCTTCGTCGGCATCGTGGTGCCGCATCTGGTACGGCTGATGGTGGCGAGCAGTTACCGGGTGGTCGTGCCGCTCTCCCTTCTGGGCGGCGGCGCGTTCCTGGCCGCCGCAGACGTGGTGGCTCGAACGGTGGTCGCCCCCGCCGAGCTGCCTATCGGAGTGATCACCGCCTTCGCAGGCGCCCCCTTCTTCGCCCTCATACTGCGAACGAGGAGTCGAGGATGA
- a CDS encoding NB-ARC domain-containing protein: protein MCGRTAVILGAEAVLMQQSDIGSPDGSAANRIDGSAAGQVVQAGSIGHVHFHTPVVTLERPGRLPLDPPYFVNRAAELALLSDHAEHALRDRLRSVVIHGAGGVGKTALAVHWARRHRDLFDDTLFVDLGVLRHRGGVDVADVLGILLRSLGVPGQAVPAGLGARLDAYRARTADRRVLLILDDVLQPAEARQLLPASGTGLVLITSRRQLSGLVVRGARPLPVPPLSQDAGIALVGELLGAIRPDLRPDELGDFVRLCGGFPLALCVAGRGLAARRRSSLPRLIARLTEGSRLLGGASDEEVTMQAHLDSAYAELSPTARQAYRRLADHPGADFGVEVAAVLTELAEPDLDDALEELCEAHLLTEIAEDRYRFHALVLLHATAQATADGSPAERAAAQARGVAWYLLGVQTADVTMAPTRLRLARPEPGAAGVFADGTRAWQWLNQERVNLISAVRLADRLGMDEAVWQFCEALWQLYHERGHHADLIESHRLGVEAARRCGDLAALARMHNQLGRARLELGELDAAGRELVDALVAARSAGHAQVEAAVLESTGLVHCASGRFADAVEVFRRTKAANAAAEDLHGVAVQTYHLAEALYGCGRLDEAVDEVTRVLQRIQGLEGEGSIAAKLRIMLGHTLRELGRSAAAVAEFEAAAASASALGLSRREAEARRAAGEIRSELGDTAAAEVHRRRLEELAASSIDSTSMPSSAEQRHRARGARRAADASSAREPEVGDQ, encoded by the coding sequence TTGTGCGGGCGAACCGCCGTGATCCTCGGTGCGGAGGCGGTGCTCATGCAGCAGTCGGACATCGGCAGCCCGGACGGCTCGGCCGCGAACCGAATCGACGGGTCCGCCGCCGGTCAGGTCGTTCAGGCGGGGAGCATCGGTCACGTCCACTTCCACACACCGGTCGTCACCCTCGAACGACCGGGCAGGCTGCCGCTGGACCCGCCGTACTTCGTCAATCGGGCGGCGGAGCTGGCTCTGTTGTCGGATCATGCCGAGCACGCCCTGCGGGATCGCCTTCGATCGGTCGTGATCCACGGCGCGGGCGGGGTCGGCAAGACGGCCTTGGCGGTGCACTGGGCTCGACGACATCGCGATCTGTTCGATGACACGTTGTTCGTGGACCTCGGCGTGTTGCGCCATCGGGGCGGCGTCGACGTCGCCGACGTCCTCGGCATCCTGCTTCGCTCCCTCGGCGTGCCGGGCCAGGCGGTGCCCGCAGGCCTGGGCGCCAGACTGGACGCCTACCGTGCCAGGACGGCGGACCGGAGGGTCCTGCTGATACTGGACGACGTGCTGCAGCCCGCGGAGGCGAGACAGCTGCTGCCCGCCTCCGGCACGGGGCTGGTGTTGATCACCAGTCGTCGGCAGCTGAGCGGCCTCGTGGTGCGGGGAGCGCGCCCGCTGCCCGTCCCGCCGCTGAGTCAGGACGCCGGGATCGCCCTCGTCGGAGAGCTGCTCGGTGCGATCCGCCCCGACCTGCGTCCGGACGAGCTCGGTGACTTCGTCCGGCTCTGCGGCGGGTTCCCTCTCGCGCTCTGTGTGGCGGGTCGAGGGCTCGCCGCCCGGCGCCGCAGCTCCCTGCCACGGCTGATCGCTCGGCTCACCGAGGGCAGCCGACTGCTCGGCGGCGCGTCGGATGAGGAGGTCACCATGCAGGCCCACCTCGATTCCGCCTACGCGGAGCTGTCGCCGACGGCGCGGCAGGCGTACCGGCGGCTGGCCGACCATCCCGGTGCCGACTTCGGCGTCGAGGTGGCCGCCGTGCTCACCGAGCTGGCGGAGCCGGACCTCGACGACGCGCTGGAAGAACTGTGCGAGGCTCACCTGCTCACCGAGATCGCCGAGGATCGGTACCGGTTCCATGCCCTGGTCCTGCTGCACGCCACAGCACAGGCGACGGCCGACGGATCTCCTGCGGAGCGTGCGGCCGCGCAGGCCAGGGGAGTGGCCTGGTATCTGCTGGGTGTCCAGACCGCCGACGTGACCATGGCGCCGACCCGCCTGCGGCTCGCCCGTCCCGAACCCGGCGCTGCGGGAGTGTTCGCCGACGGAACCCGGGCCTGGCAGTGGCTGAATCAGGAACGGGTGAACCTGATCTCGGCCGTCCGTCTCGCCGACCGGCTGGGCATGGACGAGGCGGTCTGGCAGTTCTGCGAGGCGCTGTGGCAGCTCTACCACGAACGGGGACATCACGCGGACCTGATCGAGTCACACCGGCTCGGCGTCGAGGCGGCCCGGCGGTGTGGTGATCTCGCGGCGCTGGCGCGAATGCACAACCAGCTCGGCCGGGCACGTCTGGAACTCGGCGAACTCGACGCCGCAGGGCGCGAACTGGTCGACGCACTGGTCGCGGCTCGATCCGCCGGGCACGCCCAGGTGGAGGCCGCCGTGCTGGAGTCGACCGGGCTGGTGCACTGTGCCTCGGGACGGTTCGCCGACGCCGTGGAGGTGTTCCGCCGCACGAAGGCGGCCAACGCGGCAGCGGAGGATCTACACGGTGTCGCGGTGCAGACATATCACCTGGCCGAGGCGCTGTACGGCTGTGGACGCCTCGACGAGGCGGTCGACGAGGTGACGAGGGTCCTGCAACGGATTCAGGGACTAGAGGGAGAAGGGTCCATCGCGGCCAAGCTGCGGATCATGCTGGGACATACGCTGCGCGAGCTGGGGCGGTCGGCAGCGGCGGTCGCGGAGTTCGAGGCGGCTGCGGCATCCGCCAGCGCGCTCGGGCTGTCTCGGCGGGAGGCAGAGGCGCGGCGCGCGGCGGGGGAGATTCGTTCCGAACTCGGCGACACCGCCGCCGCCGAGGTGCATCGTCGACGGCTCGAGGAGCTGGCGGCGAGTTCCATCGACTCGACGTCGATGCCCTCGTCGGCCGAGCAGCGCCACCGCGCCCGAGGTGCCCGACGCGCTGCGGACGCGTCGTCGGCGCGAGAGCCTGAGGTCGGCGATCAGTGA
- a CDS encoding ABC transporter substrate-binding protein — protein MINSNPQAPLGATRRRPHRGPAALLLLALVGVLGLTGCASREESVDTSAEQVDGDFPVEVSVAGGAPVTIDRRPVQIVSLSPSATEMLFAIGAGDQVIAVDDNSDYPPEAPTSDLSGFSPSPEAVADQNPDLVVASADSEGLVEGMGAVDVPVLLLPAAEDLSDTYAQIEALGEATGHAEPARALAADLENQIDEIVAAAEVPEGLSFYHEVTEDLYSVGSATFIGQIYGLFGMTNIADEAAGGGDYPQLANEFVVDGNPDLIFLADVDCCGQSAETIAERPGWETMTAVQTGAVVLLDDDVASRWGPRVVEFVDAVAEAAGTTEQSG, from the coding sequence GTGATCAACTCGAACCCGCAGGCGCCCCTCGGCGCCACCCGCCGACGCCCGCATCGCGGGCCCGCCGCGCTGCTGCTCCTGGCGCTGGTGGGGGTGCTGGGACTCACGGGCTGCGCGAGCCGCGAAGAGTCCGTCGACACCTCGGCGGAGCAGGTCGACGGCGACTTCCCGGTGGAGGTCTCCGTCGCAGGCGGCGCGCCGGTCACCATCGACCGACGGCCCGTCCAGATCGTCTCGCTCAGCCCCAGCGCCACCGAGATGCTCTTCGCCATCGGCGCGGGCGATCAGGTCATCGCCGTCGACGACAACTCGGATTACCCGCCGGAGGCGCCGACCAGCGACCTCTCCGGCTTCTCTCCCAGCCCCGAGGCCGTCGCCGACCAGAATCCGGACCTGGTGGTCGCCTCCGCCGACTCCGAGGGGCTCGTCGAGGGCATGGGCGCCGTGGACGTGCCGGTGCTGCTGCTCCCGGCCGCCGAGGACCTGTCCGACACCTACGCCCAGATCGAGGCCCTCGGCGAGGCCACCGGCCACGCCGAGCCTGCCCGCGCCCTCGCCGCCGACCTGGAGAACCAGATCGACGAGATCGTGGCCGCAGCCGAGGTCCCCGAAGGACTGAGCTTCTACCACGAGGTGACCGAGGACCTCTACAGCGTCGGATCGGCGACCTTCATCGGCCAGATCTACGGCTTGTTCGGCATGACCAACATCGCGGACGAGGCAGCCGGGGGCGGCGACTACCCACAGCTCGCGAACGAGTTCGTCGTCGACGGCAATCCCGATCTGATCTTCCTGGCCGACGTCGACTGCTGCGGACAGTCCGCCGAGACGATCGCCGAACGTCCCGGCTGGGAGACGATGACCGCAGTCCAGACGGGTGCTGTCGTGCTGCTCGACGACGACGTGGCCTCCCGCTGGGGCCCTCGAGTGGTGGAGTTCGTCGACGCCGTCGCCGAGGCCGCAGGCACCACCGAACAGTCCGGCTGA
- a CDS encoding ABC transporter ATP-binding protein translates to MTALSITGLTVSYRTGPVLTDAVATVGVGDWLGVIGPNGAGKSTLLKAVAGLVPHQGSVTVDDRPLHTMTTRERARAIGYSPQIPQIPPGISVTDYVLLGRAPYLPALGREGRRDLAVVGDVLLRLDLVSLADRELRTLSGGERQRAVLARVLAQQPRLLLLDEPTTGLDVGHAQALLELVDRLRIEDGVTVVSTLHDLTLAGQYSTRLLLLDHGRVVADGAPQDVLTESLLAAHYDATVAVVTAPDGSRVVAPVRGHTTGP, encoded by the coding sequence ATGACGGCACTGAGCATCACCGGCCTGACCGTGAGCTATCGGACCGGCCCGGTGTTGACCGATGCGGTCGCCACCGTCGGCGTGGGCGACTGGCTCGGAGTGATCGGCCCCAACGGCGCAGGCAAATCGACCCTCCTCAAAGCCGTCGCCGGCCTGGTGCCTCATCAGGGCTCGGTGACCGTCGATGATCGCCCGCTACACACGATGACCACTCGCGAGCGAGCCAGGGCGATCGGCTACTCCCCGCAGATCCCCCAGATCCCTCCCGGCATCTCCGTCACCGACTACGTACTGCTGGGCCGCGCCCCGTACCTGCCCGCGCTGGGCAGGGAGGGCCGTCGAGATCTCGCGGTGGTCGGCGATGTGCTCCTGAGGCTGGACCTCGTGTCGCTGGCTGATCGCGAGCTGCGAACCCTCTCCGGTGGAGAACGGCAACGGGCCGTGCTCGCCAGGGTGCTCGCCCAACAACCCCGCCTGCTCCTGCTGGACGAGCCGACCACCGGCCTCGACGTCGGCCATGCGCAGGCACTTCTGGAGCTGGTGGATCGGCTGCGCATCGAGGACGGGGTCACCGTCGTCAGCACGCTGCATGATCTGACCCTCGCGGGGCAGTACTCCACGCGCCTGCTCCTGTTGGATCACGGGCGGGTGGTGGCGGACGGCGCACCTCAGGACGTCCTGACCGAGTCGCTGCTCGCCGCGCACTATGACGCCACGGTCGCCGTCGTGACTGCTCCCGATGGCAGCCGAGTCGTCGCCCCGGTCCGTGGTCACACGACGGGGCCGTGA